In Carya illinoinensis cultivar Pawnee chromosome 6, C.illinoinensisPawnee_v1, whole genome shotgun sequence, a single genomic region encodes these proteins:
- the LOC122313394 gene encoding E3 ubiquitin-protein ligase UPL3-like, whose amino-acid sequence METRSRKRAEATPAAPSSSSSGPTTRSSKRTRLLSSTSSFSSKPAANATAQSSISTRSRSAASTAVKAHDRQPAPMDSTTESSGSRRRGRNSDRDNSDKGKEKEHEVRVRDRDRDRDRDNDRSLGLNVDTVGCGDEDDNDSEGGGVGILHQNLTSASSALQGLLRKLGAGLDDLLPSSAMGSASSSHQSGHLKKILSGLRAEGEEGRQVEALTQLCEMLSIGTEESLSTFSVDSFVPVLVGLLNHESNPDIMLLAARALTHLCDVLPSSCAAVVHYGAVSCFCARLLTIEYMDLAEQSLQALKKISQEHPTDCLRAGALMAVLSYLDFFSTGVQRVALSTAANMCKKLPSDAADFVMEAVPLLTNLLQYHDSKVLEHASVCLTRIAEAFASSPDKLDELCNHGLVTQAASLISTSNSGGGQASLSAPTYTGLIRLLSTCASGSPLGAKTLLLLGISGILKDILVGSGISTNASVSPALSRPSEQIFEIVNLANELLPPLPQGTISLPASTNLFMRGPIVKKTSAGGSGKQEDTNGNVSEVSAREKLLNDQPELLQQFGMDLLPVLIQIYGSSVNGPVRHKCLSVIGKLMYFSPAEMIQSLLSSTNISSFLAGVLAWKDPQVLIPALQIAEILMEKLPGTFSKIFVREGVVHAVDQLILAGNPNSVSAQASSMEKDNNSGPGISSRSRRYRRRSGNTNPDGSAAEESKNPGSVNIGSPPSSVEIPSSNSNLRMAVSSCAKAFKDKYFPSDPGSVEVGVTDDLLQLKDLCIKLNAGVDDQKTKSKGKSKASGSRLADNLVNKEDYLVGIIAEMLAELGKGDGVSTFEFIGSGVIAALLNYFSCGYFSKEKISEANLPKLRQLALKRLKSFIIVALPSSIDEESVAPMTVLVQKLQNALSSLERFPVVLSHSSRSSSGSACLSSGLSALSQPFKLRLCKAQGEKSLRDYSSNVVLIDPLASLAAVEEFLWPRVQRGEAGQKSLASAGNSESGTTPTGAGASSPSTSTPASTARRPSTRSRSSVNIGDASKKDASQEKSTSSSKGKGKAVLKPAQEEARGPQTRNAARRRAALDKDAPMKPTNGDSTSEDEELDISPVEIDEALVIEDDEISDDEDDDHEDVLRDDSLPVCIPDKVHDVKLGDSAEDSFVAPAASDSQTNPVSGSSSRAATVKGSDSADFRSGNSYGSRGAMSFAAAAMAGLGAGNGRGIRGGRDRQGRPQYGSFNDPPKLIFTAGGRQLNKHLTIYQAVQRQLVLDEEDDDRYAGSDLISNDGSRLWSDIYTITYHRAESQADRASVGGSCSNNVSKSTKSGSASTSNSDAQLHQMSLLDSILQGELPCDLEKSNPTFNILALLRVLEGLNQLAPRLRGQIACDDFAEGKIASLNELDTTCGKVSSEEFINSKLTPKLARQIQDALALCSGSLPSWCYQLTKACPFLFPFEIRRQYFYSTAFGLSRALYRLQQQQGADGHGSANEREGRIGRLQRQKVRVSRNHILDSAAKVMEMYSRQKAVLEVEYFGEVGTGLGPTLEFYTLLSHDLQKVGLQMWRTNSSLGTPNGRTNNADGDLVQAPLGLFPRPWPPNADASDGSQFSKVIEYFRLVGRVMAKALQDGRLLDLPLSTAFYKLVLGQELDLHDILTFDAELGKTFQELHVIVCRKQYLESSGDNSDAIMDLRFRGAPIEDLCFDFTLPGYPEYILKHGDENVDIYNLEEYISLVVDATVKTGIMRQMEAFRAGFNQVFDISSLLIFTPHELDYLLCGRRELWEAETLADNIKFDHGYTAKSPAVVNLLEIMGEFTPEQQRAFCQFVTGAPRLPPGGLAVLNPKLTIVRKHSSTAVNTAANGTGPSESADDDLPSVMTCANYLKLPPYSTKEIMFKKLLYAISEGQGSFDLS is encoded by the exons ATGGAAACTCGGAGCCGGAAGCGGGCGGAGGCCACCCCAGCAgcgccttcttcttcttcctccggTCCCACTACCCGTTCCTCCAAGCGCACACGCCTTCTCTCATCCACATCGTCATTCTCCTCCAAGCCAGCTGCCAACGCCACCGCTCAATCCTCGATCTCCACCCGGTCCCGCTCGGCTGCCTCAACTGCCGTTAAAGCTCACGACCGACAGCCAGCTCCGATGGACTCAACCACCGAATCCTCTGGGTCTCGCCGCCGTGGCCGGAACTCAGATAGAGACAATTCAGATAAGGGGAAGGAGAAAGAGCACGAGGTTAGGGTTAGGGATAGGGATAGAGATAGGGACAGGGATAACGACCGTAGCTTGGGTCTGAATGTGGATACTGTCGGCTGTGGCGACGAAGATGATAATGATAGCGAGGGTGGTGGCGTGGGGATTCTGCATCAGAATCTGACCTCAGCGAGCAGTGCCCTCCAGGGTTTACTGAGGAAGCTCGGGGCGGGGTTGGATGATCTACTGCCTTCATCGGCGATGGGCTCGGCCTCATCTTCGCACCAGAGTGGGCATCTGAAGAAGATTCTGTCTGGGTTGAGGGCCGAGGGGGAGGAAGGGAGGCAGGTTGAGGCGTTGACGCAGCTCTGTGAGATGCTCTCAATTGGGACCGAGGAGTCGCTCAGTACATTCTCTGTCGATTCCTTCGTTCCAGTTCTTGTGGGACTGCTCAATCACGAGAGCAATCCGGATATTATGCTACTTGCGGCGAGGGCACTGACTCATCTTTGTGATGTGCTTCCTTCCTCTTGTGCTGCGGTTGTGCATTATGGTGCGGTTTCGTGCTTTTGTGCGAGGTTACTTACCATAGAATACATGGACTTAGCTGAACAG TCTCTACAAGCTCTGAAGAAGATATCTCAGGAGCACCCAACTGACTGTTTGCGAGCTGGTGCTCTTATGGCAGTGCTTTCATATTTGGATTTCTTCTCTACAGGAGTTCAG AGAGTGGCATTATCCACGGCGGCAAACATGTGCAAGAAACTCCCTTCAGATGCAGCTGACTTTGTGATGGAAGCTGTCCCCCTTCTGACTAATCTTCTTCAGTATCATGATTCGAAG GTGCTGGAACATGCTTCTGTTTGTTTGACTCGAATTGCCGAAGCATTTGCATCATCTCCGGATAAATTAGATGAACTCTGTAATCACGGTCTGGTTACGCAAGCCGCCTCGCTTATTTCAACCAGCAATTCTGGAGGTGGACAGGCATCTCTCAGTGCTCCTACATACACT GGTTTAATACGACTTCTGTCCACTTGTGCGAGTGGCTCTCCGTTGGGAGCCAAAACTTTGCTTCTCCTCGGCATCAGTGGTATTCTTAAAGATATTCTTGTAGGTTCGGGCATATCAACTAATGCCTCAGTTTCACCTGCTTTGAGTAGACCATCCGAACAG ATTTTTGAGATTGTCAACCTGGCAAATGAACTGCTCCCTCCATTGCCACAAGGAACCATTTCTCTCCCAGCTAGCACCAATTTATTTATGAGAGGACCCATTGTTAAGAAGACTTCTGCTGGCGGTTCTGGCAAACAGGAAGACACAAATGGAAATGTCTCTGAGGTTTCAGCTCGCGAGAAATTATTGAATGATCAGCCTGAGCTTCTTCAGCAGTTCGGAATGGATCTCCTTCCCGTTCTGATACAG ATATATGGTTCCAGCGTGAATGGTCCTGTTCGTCACAAATGTTTGTCCGTTATTGGAAAATTGATGTACTTCAGCCCTGCAGAGATGATTCAGTCACTATTAAGTTCAACAAACATATCGAG TTTCTTGGCTGGTGTGTTAGCATGGAAAGATCCACAAGTCTTGATCCCTGCCCTTCAAATTGCTGAGATTCTGATGGAAAAGCTTCCTGGGACTTTCTCCAAGATTTTTGTCAGAGAAGGTGTGGTACATGCTGTGGACCAACTTATCTTGGCTGGTAACCCCAATTCTGTTTCTGCACAAGCATCTTCCATGGAGAAGGATAATAATTCTGGCCCTGGAATATCATCACGCTCTAGGCGTTACAGACGACGGAGTGGAAACACCAATCCTGATGGAAGTGCTGCAGAAGAATCTAAGAATCCTGGTTCAGTAAATATTGGATCGCCTCCAAGTTCAGTGGAAATTCCTTCTAGTAATTCAAATCTTCGTATGGCAGTCAGTTCATGTGCTAAAGCTTTTAAAGACAAGTACTTTCCTTCAGATCCTGGTTCTGTTGAAGTGGGAGTTACGGATGATCTTTTGCAATTAAAGGATCTTTGTATCAAGTTGAATGCTGGTGTTGATGACCAAAAGACTAAATCAAAGGGAAAATCTAAAGCTTCTGGGTCTCGCTTGGCTGATAATTTGGTGAATAAGGAAGACTATCTAGTTGGGATTATAGCTGAGATGCTAGCAGAGCTAGGAAAAGGGGATGGTGTTTCCACTTTTGAGTTCATTGGCAGTGGTGTCATTGCTGCCTTGCTGAACTACTTTTCTTGTGGCTACTTTTCCAAGGAGAAAATTTCAGAAGCTAACCTGCCCAAGCTTCGCCAACTAGCACTTAAAAGACTGAAGTCGTTTATCATTGTTGCACTTCCTTCCAGCATTGATGAAGAAAGTGTAGCTCCCATGACTGTCTTGGTTCAGAAGCTGCAAAATGCTTTGTCCTCCTTGGAGCGTTTCCCTGTTGTGTTGAGCCATTCATCTAGGTCATCTAGTGGAAGTGCATGCCTTTCCTCTGGACTGAGTGCTTTGTCTCAGCCTTTTAAGTTGCGTCTCTGTAAAGCCCAAGGAGAAAAATCTCTGCGCGACTATTCATCGAATGTTGTACTGATTGATCCGTTAGCAAGTTTAGCTGCTGTTGAAGAATTTCTTTGGCCCCGAGTTCAGAGAGGAGAGGCTGGTCAGAAGTCCTTGGCATCAGCGGGGAATTCTGAGTCTGGAACTACTCCTACAGGAGCTGGTGCTTCTTCTCCATCTACTTCTACACCTGCTTCCACCGCTCGTCGTCCTTCTACTAGATCCAGATCATCTGTTAATATAGGAGATGCGTCAAAGAAGGATGCATCACAAGAGAAAAGCACTAGTTCATCAAAGGGGAAGGGTAAAGCTGTTTTGAAACCTGCTCAAGAGGAGGCTAGAGGACCTCAAACAAGAAATGCTGCTCGTAGAAGAGCAGCTTTAGATAAAGATGCTCCGATGAAACCTACAAATGGGGACTCTACTTCTGAG GACGAGGAATTGGATATATCTCCTGTTGAGATCGACGAGGCATTGGTGATTGAGGATGATGAGATCTCAGATGATGAGGACGATGACCATGAAGAT gTGCTAAGAGATGATTCTCTTCCTGTGTGCATCCCTGATAAAGTACATGATGTAAAATTGGGCGACTCAGCAGAGGATAGTTTTGTTGCTCCTGCAGCAAGTGATAGCCAAACTAATCCAGTGTCTGGTTCTAGCAGCAGAGCTGCTACAGTTAAGGGTTCTGATTCTGCTGATTTTAGGAGTGGCAATTCATATGGTTCAAGGGGTGCTATGTCATTTGCTGCTGCTGCCATGGCTGGCCTTGGAGCTGGTAATGGTAGAGGTATTAGGGGAGGCAGAGATAGGCAAGGTCGCCCTCAGTATGGAAGTTTTAATGATCCTCCAAAACTAATATTTACAGCTGGCGGGAGGCAGCTCAATAAGCATTTGACTATCTATCAGGCTGTTCAGCGACAGCTTGTACTGGATGAGGAGGATGATGACAGGTATGCCGGCAGTGATCTCATATCTAATGATGGAAGCAGGCTGTGGAGTGATATTTACACTATCACATATCATAGAGCAGAAAGCCAAGCTGATAGGGCGTCTGTTGGAGGATCTTGTTCTAAtaatgtatcaaaatctacCAAATCTGGTTCTGCTTCTACTTCTAACTCGGATGCCCAGTTACATCAAATGTCACTTCTAGACAGTATCTTGCAGGGAGAACTTCCTTGTGATCTGGAAAAATCCAATCCTACTTTCAATATATTGGCTCTTTTGCGTGTATTAGAGGGTTTGAACCAACTTGCACCTCGTTTGAGAGGCCAGATAGCTTGTGATGATTTTGCTGAGGGAAAAATTGCTAGTCTGAATGAGCTGGATACAACTTGTGGCAAAGTTTCTTCAGAGGAATTTATTAACAGCAAGCTTACTCCTAAACTAGCTCGACAAATTCAAGATGCGCTTGCACTGTGCAGTGGTAGTCTTCCCTCATGGTGCTACCAGTTGACAAAAGCATGTCCCTTCTTATTTCCTTTTGAGATCCGGCGACAGTACTTCTATTCAACTGCTTTTGGGCTATCTCGCGCTTTATACCGTCTCCAGCAACAGCAGGGTGCTGATGGTCATGGATCAGCAAATGAAAGAGAGGGGAGGATTGGGAGATTGCAGCGCCAAAAGGTCCGTGTATCCAGAAACCACATTTTGGATTCTGCTGCAAAAGTAATGGAGATGTATTCTCGCCAGAAGGCTGTGCTTGAGGTAGAATATTTTGGTGAAGTTGGCACGGGTTTGGGTCCAACCCTTGAATTCTACACTCTTTTAAGTCATGACCTTCAAAAAGTTGGACTTCAAATGTGGAGAACAAATTCTTCCTTGGGGACACCAAATGGAAGAACAAATAATGCTGATGGGGACCTTGTTCAAGCCCCTCTTGGGTTGTTCCCTCGTCCTTGGCCTCCAAATGCTGATGCTTCTGATGGTAGTCAGTTTTCTAAAGTCATCGAGTATTTCCGGTTGGTAGGGCGTGTGATGGCCAAAGCTCTTCAAGATGGACGGTTACTGGACCTGCCACTGTCAACAGCATTTTACAAGCTTGTGCTTGGTCAA GAGCTTGATTTGCATGATATTCTTACTTTTGATGCTGAGCTAGGGAAGACTTTCCAAGAATTGCATGTCATTGTTTGTCGGAAACAATATCTAGAATCAAGCGGTGATAATAGTGATGCAATAATGGATTTACGTTTTCGAGGGGCACCAATAGAAGATCTCTGCTTCGATTTTACACTTCCTGGTTACCCAGAGTATATTTTGAAACATGGAGACGAAAAT GTTGATATTTATAACTTGGAGGAATATATTTCCTTGGTAGTTGATGCTACTGTCAAGACTGGAATAATGCGGCAAATGGAAGCATTTAGAGCAGGGTTCAATCAG GTCTTTGACATCTCTTCTTTACTAATATTTACTCCACATGAATTGGATTACCTGCTTTGTGGCCGTAGAGAGTTATGGGAG GCTGAGACACTTGCTGATAATATAAAATTCGATCATGGATACACTGCCAAGAGCCCTGCAGTTGTAAAT TTACTGGAGATTATGGGAGAATTCACACCAGAGCAGCAGCGGGCTTTCTGCCAGTTTGTCACTGGTGCGCCTAGGCTTCCACCTGGTGGGCTGGCAGTCCTCAATCCTAAACTGACCATTGTGAGAAAG CATTCTTCAACTGCGGTCAACACAGCAGCCAATGGGACTGGGCCTTCAGAATCAGCGGATGATGACTTGCCGAGTGTCATGACATGTGCAAACTATCTCAAGCTTCCTCCTTACTCTACGAAG GAGATTATGTTCAAGAAACTACTATATGCAATCAGTGAAGGGCAGGGATCTTTTGATTTGTCATGA
- the LOC122313335 gene encoding uncharacterized protein LOC122313335 isoform X2: MALPVVDTEYLKEIDKARRNLRALIASRNCAPIMLRLAWHDAGTYDAKSKTGGPNGSIRNEEEYSHGSNSGLKKAIDWCEEVKSKHPKITYADLYQLAGVVAVEVTGGPTIAFVPGRKVHHISRTSFTGWVCLTRILLHYLEATLWEGHIQRDQVLMVLGLRSPSSLITHILWNFWRGNQRVSCNFQLTRLYWMILSSAIMSSCMQRTRMHSLEIMQNHIRNYQSSGLLQVPLVPRQLQRRAQY, translated from the exons ATGGCGTTACCAGTCGTTGACACAGAGTACCTCAAGGAGATCGACAAGGCTCGTCGCAATCTCCGTGCCCTCATCGCCTCCAGGAACTGCGCTCCCATCATGCTCCGATTGgc GTGGCACGATGCGGGCACGTATGATGCAAAGTCAAAAACTGGTGGACCTAATGGGTCAATTAGGAATGAGGAAGAGTATAGTCATGGTTCTAACAGTGGCTTGAAGAAAGCCATTGATTGGTGTG AGGAAGTGAAGTCTAAGCATCCAAAGATTACATATGCGGATCTATACCAG CTTGCTGGTGTTGTTGCGGTTGAGGTCACTGGAGGACCAACCATTGCCTTCGTTCCTGGCAGGAAG GTGCACCACATCTCAAGGACATCTTTTACCGGATGGGTCTGTCTGACAAGGATATTGTTGCACTATCTGGAGGCCACACTTTG GGAAGGGCACATCCAGAGAGATCAGGTTTTGATGGTCCTTGGACTAAGGAGCCCCTCAAGTTTGATAACTCATATTTTGT GGAACTTTTGGAGGGGGAATCAGAGGGTCTCTTGCAACTTCCAACTGACAAGGCTTTATTGGATGATCCTAAGTTCCGCCATTATGTCGAGCTGTATGCAAAG GACGAGGATGCATTCTTTAGAGATTATGCAGAATCACATAAGAAACTATCAGAGCTCGGGTTTGCTCCAAGTTCCCCTGGTTCCAAGGCAATTGCAAAGGAGAGCACAATACTAG
- the LOC122313335 gene encoding L-ascorbate peroxidase 3-like isoform X1, with the protein MALPVVDTEYLKEIDKARRNLRALIASRNCAPIMLRLAWHDAGTYDAKSKTGGPNGSIRNEEEYSHGSNSGLKKAIDWCEEVKSKHPKITYADLYQLAGVVAVEVTGGPTIAFVPGRKDSNVCPKEGRLPDAKQGAPHLKDIFYRMGLSDKDIVALSGGHTLGRAHPERSGFDGPWTKEPLKFDNSYFVELLEGESEGLLQLPTDKALLDDPKFRHYVELYAKDEDAFFRDYAESHKKLSELGFAPSSPGSKAIAKESTILAQGAVGVAVAAAVVILSYIYEVRKKMK; encoded by the exons ATGGCGTTACCAGTCGTTGACACAGAGTACCTCAAGGAGATCGACAAGGCTCGTCGCAATCTCCGTGCCCTCATCGCCTCCAGGAACTGCGCTCCCATCATGCTCCGATTGgc GTGGCACGATGCGGGCACGTATGATGCAAAGTCAAAAACTGGTGGACCTAATGGGTCAATTAGGAATGAGGAAGAGTATAGTCATGGTTCTAACAGTGGCTTGAAGAAAGCCATTGATTGGTGTG AGGAAGTGAAGTCTAAGCATCCAAAGATTACATATGCGGATCTATACCAG CTTGCTGGTGTTGTTGCGGTTGAGGTCACTGGAGGACCAACCATTGCCTTCGTTCCTGGCAGGAAG GATTCTAATGTTTGTCCCAAGGAAGGGCGACTTCCAGATGCTAAACAAG GTGCACCACATCTCAAGGACATCTTTTACCGGATGGGTCTGTCTGACAAGGATATTGTTGCACTATCTGGAGGCCACACTTTG GGAAGGGCACATCCAGAGAGATCAGGTTTTGATGGTCCTTGGACTAAGGAGCCCCTCAAGTTTGATAACTCATATTTTGT GGAACTTTTGGAGGGGGAATCAGAGGGTCTCTTGCAACTTCCAACTGACAAGGCTTTATTGGATGATCCTAAGTTCCGCCATTATGTCGAGCTGTATGCAAAG GACGAGGATGCATTCTTTAGAGATTATGCAGAATCACATAAGAAACTATCAGAGCTCGGGTTTGCTCCAAGTTCCCCTGGTTCCAAGGCAATTGCAAAGGAGAGCACAATACTAGCGCAAGGGGCTGTTGGAGTTGCGGTGGCTGCTGCTGTGGTGATCTTGAGCTACATCTATGAAGTTcgcaagaaaatgaaatga
- the LOC122314171 gene encoding synaptotagmin-1-like, whose amino-acid sequence MGFFSTILGFCGFGVGISIGLVAGYFFFIYFQPSDVQDPVIRPLAEQDSETLQRMFPDIPLWLKNPDFDRVDWINKFIEYMWPYLDKAICRTARNIAKPIIAEQVPKYKIESVEFEAFTLGSLPPTFQGMKVYVTDEKELIMEPSIKWAANSNITVAVKAFGLKATVQVVDLQVFAAPRITLKPLVPSFPCFAKIYVSLMAKPHVDFGLKLIGADLMSIPGLYRFVQELIKDQVAKMYLWPQTLEVPILDPTKALKRPVGILHVKVVRGMKLKKKDLLGASDPYVKLKLTEDKLPAKKTTVKHKNLNPEWNEEFNIVVKDPQTQSLEIRVYDWEQVGKHDKMGMTVVPLKELSPEELKVMTLDLLRNMDLNDVSNDKSRGQLVVELTYKPFKEEDLTKGFEETMTVQKAPEGTPAGGGVLVVIVHEAQDVEGKHHTNPYVRILFRGEEKRTKHVKKNRDPRWEEEFSFPLDEPPINDRMHVEVVSSSSSRIGLLHPKESLGYIDINLSDVVSNKRINEKYHLIDSKNGRIQIELQWRTT is encoded by the exons ATGGGTTTCTTCAGTACCATATTGGGTTTTTGCGGTTTTGGTGTTGGGATTTCTATTGGTCTTGTTGCTGGGTATTTCTTCTTCATCTATTTCCAACCCAGCGATGTTCAG GATCCTGTAATACGTCCCTTGGCAGAGCAAGACTCAGAAACTTTGCAGCGGATGTTTCCTGATATACCACTTTGGTTGAAAAATCCAGACTTTGATCGA GTTGACTGGATAAACAAGTTTATTGAGTATATGTGGCCATATCTTGACAAG GCAATTTGCAGGACTGCAAGGAACATTGCAAAGCCTATAATTGCTGAGCAAGTTCCCAAATATAAAATCGAGTCGGTTGAATTTGAAGCATTTACGTTAGGATCCCTACCACCAACTTTTCAAG GCATGAAAGTTTATGTCACTGATGAGAAGGAGTTGATTATGGAACCGTCCATAAAATGGGCTGCAAATTCTAATATCACTGTTGCTGTTAAAGCATTTGGGTTGAAAGCAACCGTCCAG GTGGTGGATTTGCAAGTGTTTGCTGCACCACGTATCACCTTGAAGCCATTGGTTCCAAGCTTTCCTTGTTTTGCCAAAATCTATGTGTCTCTCATGGCCAAG CCGCATGTTGACTTTGGACTAAAGCTTATTGGGGCCGATCTTATGTCAATACCTGGCCTCTACAGGTTTGTCCAG GAGCTCATAAAAGATCAGGTCGCAAAAATGTATCTATGGCCCCAAACCCTGGAAGTGCCTATTTTGGATCCAACAAA AGCCTTAAAAAGGCCAGTCGGAATTCTCCACGTGAAGGTAGTGAGGGGCATGAAACTAAAGAAGAAAGATCTTCTAGGTGCATCAGACCCTTATGTGAAACTAAAGCTCACTGAAGATAAACTTCCAGCAAAGAAGACCACTGTGAAGCACAAAAACTTGAACCCTGAATGGAATGAGGAGTTCAATATCGTTGTTAAAGATCCACAAACCCAGTCTTTAGAGATTCGTGTCTATGATTGGGAGCAG GTTGGCAAACATGACAAGATGGGTATGACTGTAGTCCCTCTGAAAGAACTATCCCCCGAGGAGCTGAAAGTTATGACTTTGGACCTCCTTAGAAATATGGACTTAAACGATGTTTCAAATGATAAATCACGTGGGCAGCTTGTGGTGGAATTGACATATAAGCCTTTCAAAGAGGAAGACTTAACAAAAGGTTTCGAAGAAACTATGACAGTACAGAAGGCGCCAGAGGGAACTCCTGCTGGTGGAGGGGTGCTGGTAGTTATAGTTCATGAAGCTCAAGACGTTGAAGGGAAGCACCACACTAATCCCTACGTACGGATTCTTTTCAGAGGAGAAGAGAAAAGGACTAAG CACGTAAAGAAGAACAGAGATCCAAGGTGGGAAGAGGAGTTCTCCTTTCCGCTGGATGAGCCTCCCATTAATGATAGAATGCATGTAGAAGTTGTCAGCAGCAGCTCATCGAGAATAGGCCTGCTGCATCCTAAG GAATCACTGGGTTACATCGATATCAATCTGTCGGATGTCGTTTCCAACAAACGAATCAACGAGAAGTACCATCTTATAGACTCCAAGAATGGACGTATACAGATCGAGCTGCAATGGAGGACTACATga